One window of the Conexibacter sp. SYSU D00693 genome contains the following:
- a CDS encoding siderophore-interacting protein, with protein sequence MHGRVNTVEWPTPHLARIVLDGDGLEGFTPTGDTDSYVNVAIPPAGAPYSTPFALEDLKALPNEVRPYRRRYTVRRWDAERRELTIEVVVHGDGPGGGWARDAQPGDALVFTGPAGGYRPDPEADWHLLVGDESALPAIGASLEAVPAGAPVVVRLVCDGPEHELALETPGELDLVWLHRTGGAGDEDLLPEAVRALDAPPGVVHGFIHGEAGETREVRRHLLAERGIDPARLSCSPYWRRGLDDEAWRKVKAAWNADVARDVPVG encoded by the coding sequence ATGCACGGACGCGTGAACACCGTCGAGTGGCCCACCCCGCACCTGGCGCGGATCGTGCTCGACGGCGACGGACTCGAGGGCTTCACGCCGACGGGGGACACCGACAGCTACGTCAACGTGGCGATCCCGCCCGCCGGCGCGCCGTACTCGACGCCGTTCGCGCTCGAGGACCTCAAGGCGCTGCCCAACGAGGTGCGCCCGTACCGACGCCGCTACACCGTGCGCCGCTGGGACGCCGAGCGGCGCGAGCTGACGATCGAGGTCGTCGTGCACGGCGACGGGCCCGGCGGCGGCTGGGCGCGCGACGCGCAGCCCGGCGACGCGCTCGTCTTCACCGGCCCCGCGGGCGGCTACCGGCCCGACCCGGAGGCCGACTGGCACCTCCTGGTCGGCGACGAGTCGGCGCTGCCGGCCATCGGCGCGTCGCTCGAGGCCGTCCCCGCGGGGGCGCCCGTCGTCGTCCGCCTGGTCTGCGACGGCCCGGAGCACGAGCTCGCGCTCGAGACGCCCGGCGAGCTCGACCTCGTCTGGCTGCACCGCACGGGGGGCGCGGGCGACGAGGACCTGCTGCCCGAGGCGGTGCGCGCGCTCGACGCGCCGCCCGGCGTGGTCCACGGCTTCATCCACGGCGAGGCGGGCGAGACGCGGGAGGTCCGCCGTCACCTGCTCGCCGAGCGCGGGATCGACCCGGCCCGCCTGTCGTGCTCCCCGTACTGGCGCCGCGGCCTCGACGACGAGGCGTGGCGCAAGGTCAAGGCCGCCTGGAACGCGGACGTCGCGCGCGACGTCCCGGTCGGCTAG
- a CDS encoding glutathione S-transferase family protein has protein sequence MAEGRGDEGRPVLLGIAHSHAAHAARLMLERKGLDHRVVDLLPGLHPPVVRAMGFPDGAVPALRIAGRRVQGTTAISRALDELHPDPPLFPAEAAARRAVEEAERWGHDVLQGVPRRIFRWGLRHEGGVRRWMAREVVGIPGRVVPAAGAVFTPIGWLYARISEADDGAVQEDLRRLPEHLDHCDALVADGVIGTDEVNAADCQVLASVRLLLAMEDTRPVVEGRPSAAAALRLRPDFPGPAPAFLPAAWLPHRA, from the coding sequence GTGGCGGAGGGACGCGGCGACGAGGGACGGCCGGTGCTCCTGGGCATCGCGCACTCGCACGCCGCGCACGCCGCCCGGCTCATGCTCGAGCGCAAGGGCCTCGACCACCGCGTCGTCGACCTGCTGCCCGGCCTGCACCCACCGGTCGTCCGCGCCATGGGGTTCCCGGACGGCGCGGTGCCGGCGCTGCGGATCGCCGGGCGCCGCGTGCAGGGGACGACGGCGATCTCCCGCGCGCTGGACGAGCTGCACCCCGACCCGCCGCTCTTCCCGGCCGAGGCCGCGGCGCGCCGGGCGGTCGAGGAGGCCGAGCGCTGGGGCCACGACGTGCTCCAGGGCGTGCCGCGCCGGATCTTCCGCTGGGGGCTGCGCCACGAGGGCGGCGTGCGCCGGTGGATGGCCCGGGAGGTCGTCGGCATCCCCGGTCGGGTCGTCCCGGCCGCGGGCGCCGTGTTCACGCCGATCGGCTGGCTCTACGCGCGCATCTCGGAGGCCGACGACGGCGCGGTGCAGGAGGACCTGCGGCGCCTGCCCGAGCACCTCGACCACTGCGATGCGCTGGTCGCCGACGGCGTCATCGGCACCGACGAGGTCAACGCGGCCGACTGCCAGGTCCTGGCCTCCGTGCGCCTGCTGCTGGCGATGGAGGACACGCGCCCGGTGGTGGAGGGGCGTCCGAGCGCGGCGGCGGCCCTGCGCCTGCGCCCCGACTTCCCGGGCCCGGCGCCGGCGTTCCTCCCGGCCGCCTGGCTGCCGCACCGGGCCTAG
- a CDS encoding ABC transporter ATP-binding protein, whose translation MPSPVPPPESPVVAEGLTKTFRRAGHSPVRAVDDVSLTARTGAVTAITGPSGSGKTTLLQLLAGLERPDAGRVHVGGVELTRLGERRLAAVRRQRIGFVFQAFNLMPSLSARDNITLPVELDGRAVDEDRLAQLAERLGIADRLDHLPSELSGGQQQRVAVARAVLADPAVVFADEPTGALDRHAATALLDLLGGLAHDHGLTLVVVTHDPGVAAWADDVLAMDEGRLAGAAAVQPALP comes from the coding sequence GTGCCGTCGCCCGTCCCGCCACCCGAGAGCCCGGTCGTCGCCGAGGGGCTCACGAAGACCTTCCGCCGCGCGGGCCACTCGCCGGTGCGGGCGGTCGACGACGTCAGCCTCACCGCCCGGACCGGAGCGGTGACCGCGATCACGGGGCCGTCGGGCTCGGGCAAGACGACGCTGCTGCAGCTGCTGGCGGGGCTCGAGCGTCCCGACGCCGGCCGCGTCCACGTCGGCGGGGTCGAGCTGACGCGGCTGGGCGAGCGCCGGCTGGCGGCGGTGCGCCGGCAGCGCATCGGCTTCGTCTTCCAGGCCTTCAACCTCATGCCGAGCCTCTCGGCCCGCGACAACATCACGCTGCCGGTCGAGCTCGACGGGCGGGCGGTGGACGAGGACCGGCTCGCGCAGCTCGCCGAGCGCCTGGGCATCGCCGACCGGCTCGACCACCTGCCCAGCGAGCTGTCCGGCGGCCAGCAGCAGCGCGTCGCCGTCGCGCGCGCGGTCCTCGCCGACCCGGCGGTGGTGTTCGCCGACGAGCCGACGGGGGCGCTGGACCGGCACGCGGCCACCGCGCTGCTCGACCTGCTCGGCGGCCTCGCGCACGACCACGGCCTGACGCTCGTGGTCGTCACGCACGACCCAGGCGTCGCCGCGTGGGCCGACGACGTCCTCGCCATGGACGAGGGCCGCCTGGCCGGCGCGGCGGCGGTCCAGCCGGCCCTGCCATGA
- a CDS encoding ABC transporter permease has translation MSRGRVRLRVLARLWLAELRAHRGRATATAATLVLGTALLTAALVVGASMQASVRDGAGVEFAGPADGAGRTGADVVVRTASVAQGAAGVSGATSTGMGPDDVAALRRLPGVEAAGTLTQAVVAAQVGDRVRGITLESLADDASVRWQGLASGRAPVDGTEVAVTRRTLDELRIGEGDQLALARPGVGRARFTVVGVLDVRGSPRHGASAYGVVTPAVAQALARVDGPTTALLRARPGVDPMALVRQVNRDAPVGFPETAATLEEATLGANSERLTALGSVVSAFAAAGLLVAALVLATTTLVALASRRRTLALVRCLGASRAVTVGLVATEALALGLGGGILGTAAGVGVARAALPLVAAVPGLPEVDGGSFTVDAVAVLAPVGAALLLAAVAAAAPAVLVGRISPTEALRGPSPGHARAHRLATVLAPAAVAAGVAALLAGPGWAWPALGVLLVLGGAVGATAPLLRLAGQAGHRLAGRDLLQRLASRQVAHQPTRAAAEVVAVVVAVALVTGAWVGLSSMGETASARLSQERAPDLTVGVAAGSGLVTPAAQRTVARVDGVAAVVPVAYGRDVAVVGRGGDGRRVRLTVGTAGVGPTGLSAGFPRGAPVDRLRDDALYLPETDFPPYPAGARVRLEGPAGVARDLEVVYLDDLPVPSLVSRRTLDRAAAAVEPREAWVRLADGADRARVVDEVTGLAVLSGPLPVDGPAFLDVRLGHAVGTARTAATGLLALAVLVALIGAATTLGLSVTEQRREHATLRALGMERRRLRALLLRRVLVVTLTGSLVGVALGGGLAVLVVRRVAAGLDVDPVVAWPALPVLALVAVVVVVARLASLLPLERAAAVRPARALAEGPA, from the coding sequence ATGAGCCGGGGCCGTGTGCGCCTGCGGGTGCTCGCCCGCCTGTGGCTGGCCGAGCTGCGCGCCCACCGCGGCCGCGCGACGGCGACGGCCGCGACGCTCGTCCTCGGCACCGCGCTGCTGACGGCGGCCCTCGTGGTCGGGGCGTCGATGCAGGCCTCGGTCCGTGACGGCGCGGGCGTGGAGTTCGCCGGACCGGCGGACGGGGCGGGACGCACGGGCGCCGACGTCGTCGTGCGCACCGCCTCGGTCGCCCAGGGCGCGGCCGGCGTGTCGGGCGCGACGTCGACCGGGATGGGGCCCGACGACGTCGCGGCACTGCGCCGCCTTCCGGGCGTCGAGGCCGCCGGGACGCTGACCCAGGCGGTCGTCGCGGCGCAGGTCGGCGACCGCGTGCGCGGCATCACCCTCGAGAGCCTCGCCGACGACGCGAGCGTCCGCTGGCAGGGGCTCGCGTCGGGCCGGGCGCCGGTGGACGGCACCGAGGTCGCGGTGACCCGCCGGACGCTCGACGAGCTGCGCATCGGCGAGGGCGATCAGCTCGCGCTCGCCCGCCCCGGCGTCGGCCGTGCGCGGTTCACCGTGGTCGGGGTCCTCGACGTCCGCGGGTCCCCGCGCCACGGCGCCAGCGCCTACGGCGTCGTGACGCCTGCCGTCGCCCAGGCGCTCGCGCGCGTCGACGGGCCGACGACCGCCCTGCTGCGCGCCCGCCCGGGCGTCGACCCGATGGCGCTCGTCCGCCAGGTCAACCGCGACGCGCCCGTCGGCTTCCCCGAGACCGCCGCGACGCTCGAGGAGGCGACCCTCGGGGCCAACAGCGAACGCCTCACCGCGCTGGGGTCGGTCGTCAGCGCCTTCGCCGCCGCGGGCCTGCTCGTCGCCGCGCTCGTGCTCGCGACGACGACGCTCGTCGCGCTGGCCTCGCGCCGCCGGACGCTCGCCCTCGTGCGCTGCCTCGGCGCGTCGCGCGCCGTGACCGTCGGGCTCGTGGCGACCGAGGCGCTCGCCCTCGGGCTGGGCGGCGGGATCCTGGGCACCGCGGCCGGCGTGGGCGTCGCCCGGGCCGCGTTGCCGCTCGTCGCCGCGGTCCCGGGCCTCCCGGAGGTCGACGGCGGCTCGTTCACCGTCGACGCGGTCGCGGTCCTGGCGCCGGTCGGCGCGGCGCTGCTCCTCGCCGCCGTGGCCGCTGCGGCGCCCGCCGTGCTCGTCGGGCGGATCAGCCCGACCGAGGCGCTGCGCGGGCCCTCCCCCGGCCACGCCCGCGCGCACCGGCTCGCGACGGTCCTGGCGCCCGCCGCGGTGGCCGCCGGGGTCGCCGCGCTGCTCGCCGGTCCGGGCTGGGCGTGGCCCGCGCTCGGCGTCCTGCTCGTGCTGGGCGGAGCCGTGGGGGCCACGGCGCCGCTGCTGCGCCTCGCCGGACAGGCCGGCCACCGCCTCGCCGGGCGGGACCTGCTCCAGCGCCTGGCCAGCCGGCAGGTCGCCCACCAGCCCACGCGCGCCGCGGCCGAGGTCGTCGCGGTGGTCGTCGCCGTCGCGCTGGTCACGGGCGCATGGGTGGGGCTGAGCTCCATGGGCGAGACCGCGTCCGCGCGGCTGTCGCAGGAGCGCGCGCCCGACCTCACGGTCGGCGTCGCCGCCGGCAGCGGCCTCGTCACCCCCGCGGCACAGCGCACCGTGGCGCGGGTCGACGGCGTGGCGGCGGTCGTCCCGGTCGCCTACGGGCGCGACGTCGCGGTGGTCGGCCGCGGCGGCGACGGCCGCCGCGTGCGCCTGACCGTCGGCACCGCGGGCGTCGGCCCGACCGGCCTGTCCGCGGGCTTCCCCCGGGGTGCGCCGGTCGACCGGCTGCGCGACGACGCGCTCTACCTCCCCGAGACCGACTTCCCGCCCTACCCCGCCGGTGCGCGCGTCCGGCTCGAGGGTCCCGCCGGCGTGGCGCGCGACCTCGAGGTCGTCTACCTCGACGACCTGCCGGTGCCGAGCCTCGTCAGCCGCCGCACGCTCGACCGGGCCGCGGCGGCCGTGGAGCCGCGCGAGGCCTGGGTGCGCCTCGCCGACGGCGCGGACCGCGCGCGGGTCGTCGACGAGGTGACCGGCCTCGCCGTGCTGTCGGGACCGCTGCCCGTCGACGGCCCGGCGTTCCTCGACGTGCGCCTGGGCCATGCCGTCGGGACCGCGCGCACCGCCGCCACCGGCCTGCTCGCCCTCGCCGTCCTCGTCGCGCTCATCGGCGCCGCCACGACCCTCGGGCTCTCGGTCACCGAGCAGCGCCGCGAGCACGCGACGCTGCGCGCGCTGGGCATGGAGCGCCGGCGCCTGCGCGCCCTGCTCCTGCGCCGCGTCCTCGTCGTCACGCTCACCGGCTCGCTCGTCGGCGTCGCCCTCGGTGGCGGCCTCGCGGTGCTCGTCGTGCGCCGCGTCGCCGCCGGCCTCGACGTCGACCCCGTCGTCGCCTGGCCCGCGCTGCCCGTCCTCGCGCTCGTCGCGGTGGTCGTGGTCGTCGCGCGCCTGGCCAGCCTCCTGCCCCTCGAACGCGCCGCGGCGGTCCGACCCGCGCGCGCCCTCGCCGAAGGACCCGCATGA
- a CDS encoding DUF6801 domain-containing protein, with protein sequence MTRSTARRTAAALTVLVVAGAAAPPAHGAPRRAQQTYTCAVGLTDGSTDETQTESFGAAMTLDVPDSVPAGGTVSLTGSFEFRLPDSYRERFAMFGFTEVEGASDTLGITMEVGGRRVAHIADRWASGPQRVGNPIVVTGSTAFPTFRVPEDARGTLRLSMPGNDATGNTVRKDPERVAFTAVATTRGPTSYSYALACYLPGGEAPNVIAEVPIVAPGGGGGGGGDAEAGTSGSGSSGSAGGTRGGSARGRTTSGARRGPSGTSTTRSATTTTPRATRRSSTNPFGASSPASADDVVAGGPETTAGAEPSARAAGPVLAADTDTRDGIRLRRTWLWAIGLAALLGSLTWALVLRMRLRSLLDERDG encoded by the coding sequence GTGACCAGGTCCACCGCCCGCCGCACCGCCGCGGCGCTCACCGTCCTCGTCGTGGCGGGCGCCGCCGCCCCGCCCGCCCACGGCGCCCCGAGGCGCGCGCAGCAGACCTACACCTGCGCGGTCGGCCTGACCGACGGCTCGACCGACGAGACCCAGACCGAGTCCTTCGGCGCGGCGATGACGCTCGACGTGCCCGACAGCGTCCCGGCCGGCGGCACCGTCTCGCTCACCGGGTCCTTCGAGTTCCGGCTGCCCGACAGCTACCGCGAGCGTTTCGCGATGTTCGGCTTCACCGAGGTCGAGGGCGCGTCGGACACCCTCGGGATCACCATGGAGGTCGGCGGCCGGCGCGTCGCGCACATCGCCGACCGGTGGGCGTCGGGCCCCCAGCGGGTCGGCAACCCGATCGTCGTCACCGGCTCCACCGCCTTCCCCACCTTCCGGGTCCCGGAGGACGCCCGCGGGACGCTGCGGCTGAGCATGCCGGGCAACGACGCGACCGGCAACACGGTGCGCAAGGACCCCGAGCGCGTGGCCTTCACCGCGGTCGCGACGACCCGCGGGCCGACGAGCTACAGCTACGCGCTGGCCTGCTACCTGCCGGGCGGCGAGGCGCCGAACGTCATCGCGGAGGTGCCGATCGTCGCCCCCGGCGGTGGCGGCGGTGGCGGCGGTGACGCCGAGGCGGGGACGTCCGGCTCGGGCTCCTCGGGGTCCGCCGGCGGCACGCGCGGCGGCTCGGCGCGCGGACGCACGACGTCCGGCGCACGCCGCGGACCCTCCGGCACCTCCACGACGCGCTCGGCCACCACGACGACGCCGCGCGCCACCCGCCGCTCGTCCACCAACCCCTTCGGGGCCTCGAGCCCCGCCTCCGCGGACGACGTCGTCGCCGGCGGGCCCGAGACCACGGCGGGCGCCGAGCCCTCGGCGCGGGCCGCCGGACCCGTCCTCGCCGCGGACACCGACACGCGCGACGGCATCCGCTTGCGCCGCACCTGGCTGTGGGCCATCGGCCTCGCGGCGCTCCTGGGGTCGCTGACCTGGGCGCTCGTGCTGCGGATGCGCCTGCGGTCGCTGCTCGACGAGCGCGACGGCTAG
- a CDS encoding helix-turn-helix domain-containing protein yields MPTQTAAQRRADAARAYDAFLAQCPTRQLLDRLADKWVALVLAALREHHEPMRFSQLARKIASISQKMLTQTLRALERDGLVTRTVTPTVPVRVDYELTPLGRDLTAVMVQLKTWAEAHMDEVQAARAAYDETAERAVAA; encoded by the coding sequence ATGCCGACCCAGACCGCCGCCCAGCGCCGCGCCGACGCGGCCCGCGCCTACGACGCGTTCCTCGCGCAGTGCCCGACCCGGCAGCTGCTCGACCGGCTCGCCGACAAGTGGGTCGCGCTCGTCCTCGCCGCCCTGCGCGAGCACCACGAGCCGATGCGCTTCTCGCAGCTCGCGCGCAAGATCGCGTCGATCAGCCAGAAGATGCTCACCCAGACGCTGCGGGCGCTCGAGCGCGACGGGCTGGTGACCCGGACGGTGACCCCGACCGTCCCGGTGCGCGTCGACTACGAGCTGACACCGCTGGGCCGCGACCTCACGGCGGTGATGGTGCAGCTCAAGACCTGGGCCGAGGCGCACATGGACGAGGTCCAGGCCGCACGCGCCGCCTACGACGAGACGGCCGAGCGCGCCGTCGCGGCCTAG
- a CDS encoding NADP-dependent oxidoreductase: MTSTTAPTTTTFRRLVTAGDGTLSTETAALPEPGPGEVRIRVRAAGITPADLGVRDGFFHQIGLATGSVGLGWDLAGTVDALGPDVDAFAVGDEVLGVHDSFDAAVRGQGEAVVLPLRAVALAPEGVPLDAAATLSLNALTAKQSLDLLALEPGQTLLVTGARGSVGGFAVELARLRGLEVVAVGRGDALPTGVDGALDAAAVGADVLVAVRDGGAFVAVKDPAEPPAERGIRVTTVHTYAQPGELAELSRLAQEGRLTLHVAERFGLDEADAAYARVAEGGLRGRVLLVP; the protein is encoded by the coding sequence ATGACCTCCACCACCGCCCCGACCACCACGACCTTCCGCCGCCTCGTCACCGCCGGCGACGGCACGCTGAGCACCGAGACCGCCGCGCTGCCCGAGCCCGGGCCCGGCGAGGTCCGCATCCGCGTCCGCGCCGCGGGCATCACGCCGGCCGACCTCGGCGTCCGCGACGGCTTCTTCCACCAGATCGGCCTCGCCACCGGGTCCGTCGGCCTCGGCTGGGACCTCGCCGGCACCGTCGACGCGCTCGGCCCCGACGTCGACGCGTTCGCCGTCGGCGACGAGGTCCTCGGCGTCCACGACAGCTTCGACGCCGCGGTCCGCGGCCAGGGCGAGGCCGTCGTCCTGCCGCTGCGCGCCGTCGCCCTGGCGCCGGAGGGCGTGCCGCTCGACGCCGCGGCGACGCTGTCGCTCAACGCGCTGACCGCCAAGCAGTCGCTCGACCTGCTCGCGCTGGAGCCCGGGCAGACGCTGCTCGTCACGGGCGCCCGCGGCTCGGTGGGCGGGTTCGCCGTGGAGCTCGCGCGGCTGCGCGGTCTCGAGGTCGTCGCGGTGGGCCGCGGCGACGCGCTGCCCACCGGCGTCGACGGCGCCCTCGACGCGGCGGCGGTCGGTGCCGACGTGCTCGTGGCCGTCCGCGACGGCGGTGCCTTCGTCGCCGTGAAGGACCCCGCGGAGCCGCCGGCCGAGCGCGGCATCCGCGTCACCACGGTCCACACGTACGCCCAGCCGGGCGAGCTCGCCGAGCTGAGCCGGCTGGCACAGGAGGGCCGGCTGACGCTCCACGTCGCCGAGCGCTTCGGCCTCGACGAGGCCGACGCCGCCTACGCGCGGGTCGCCGAGGGCGGCCTGCGCGGGCGGGTCCTGCTGGTCCCCTAG
- a CDS encoding HtaA domain-containing protein, producing MAAAAAAALPATAQAAPFEVGSAALTWQVPHEATPSTGTLSNYAVTIGHGNVAATAPATGTTITSASAKGPGTTYPFVFPSPTSGTVGTYDPDTKTGAIQLAGTLTFTAHDGTFFSVVNPKLQFDAPQSIRVVANGLVASGDVGSAGPPVEYGTASPARQTVFALDGTAAVTTANPDGSYTISNLIPSGTPQNAPTSYLSSNAAFNGVRPWFAIDRPNQAFSVTFAPKAAEEPEPVGDQESVGVSGTVAETLNLTLNGTTAGLGTFVLGQAADYDATVTGTASSTGPSKLFVSDTGEDPGFLRNGTAKLANPLKVCGSTAGSPCSYAALGASPLQLLTVPAGAATPLSVGLRQSISASEPLSVGSYSKTLTFTLSAGTP from the coding sequence GTGGCGGCTGCGGCCGCGGCCGCCCTTCCCGCGACCGCGCAGGCGGCGCCCTTCGAGGTCGGCAGCGCCGCCCTGACGTGGCAGGTGCCGCACGAGGCGACGCCGAGCACCGGCACGCTGTCCAACTACGCGGTGACCATCGGCCACGGCAACGTCGCGGCGACCGCCCCCGCGACCGGCACGACGATCACCTCGGCCAGCGCGAAGGGCCCCGGCACGACGTACCCGTTCGTCTTCCCGTCGCCGACGAGCGGCACGGTCGGGACGTACGACCCGGACACGAAGACCGGCGCCATCCAGCTCGCCGGCACGCTGACCTTCACGGCGCACGACGGCACGTTCTTCTCCGTCGTGAACCCGAAGCTCCAGTTCGACGCGCCGCAGTCCATCCGCGTCGTCGCCAACGGCCTGGTCGCCTCGGGCGACGTCGGGTCGGCCGGGCCGCCCGTCGAGTACGGCACGGCGTCGCCGGCCCGTCAGACGGTCTTCGCGCTCGACGGCACCGCCGCCGTGACGACCGCCAACCCGGACGGCTCGTACACGATCAGCAACCTGATCCCGTCGGGCACGCCGCAGAACGCGCCGACGAGCTACCTCAGCTCGAACGCGGCCTTCAACGGCGTGCGTCCGTGGTTCGCCATCGACCGCCCCAACCAGGCGTTCTCGGTGACCTTCGCCCCGAAGGCCGCCGAGGAGCCCGAGCCGGTCGGCGACCAGGAGAGCGTCGGCGTGTCGGGCACGGTCGCCGAGACGCTGAACCTGACGCTCAACGGCACCACCGCCGGTCTGGGCACGTTCGTCCTCGGCCAGGCCGCCGACTACGACGCGACGGTCACCGGCACGGCGAGCTCGACCGGCCCGTCGAAGCTCTTCGTCTCCGACACCGGCGAGGATCCGGGCTTCCTGCGCAACGGGACGGCGAAGCTCGCCAACCCGCTGAAGGTGTGCGGCTCGACGGCCGGCTCGCCCTGCTCGTACGCCGCGCTCGGCGCCTCGCCGCTGCAGCTGCTCACGGTGCCCGCGGGCGCCGCGACGCCGCTCAGCGTCGGCCTGCGCCAGTCGATCTCGGCCTCCGAGCCGCTCAGCGTCGGCTCGTACAGCAAGACCCTGACGTTCACGCTGTCGGCGGGGACGCCGTAG
- a CDS encoding GNAT family N-acetyltransferase gives MEPPPAIEVRPANEVGAEDLAAVFGDRGAAAFCRCQRYKLAPGEAFRRFPVEERVARLHEQTRCGDPDATTTSGFVALLDGEPVGWCAVEPRPAYVGLVRHAKVPWEGRDEDRGDEGVWAVSCLLVRKGFRRRGVSRAMARAAVGFARERGARALEAYPMTTTSVLAEELHVGTVSIFAGAGFAEVSRPSKRRAVMRVELDDAAPHRHAG, from the coding sequence GTGGAGCCGCCGCCCGCGATCGAGGTCCGTCCCGCCAACGAGGTCGGCGCGGAGGACCTCGCGGCGGTCTTCGGCGACCGCGGCGCCGCCGCCTTCTGCCGGTGCCAGCGCTACAAGCTCGCGCCCGGCGAGGCGTTCCGGAGGTTCCCCGTCGAGGAGCGCGTCGCCCGACTGCACGAGCAGACGCGGTGCGGCGACCCGGACGCGACGACCACGAGCGGCTTCGTGGCGCTCCTCGACGGCGAGCCCGTCGGCTGGTGCGCCGTCGAGCCGCGTCCCGCGTACGTCGGTCTCGTGCGCCACGCCAAGGTCCCCTGGGAGGGGCGGGACGAGGACCGCGGCGACGAGGGCGTCTGGGCCGTCAGCTGCCTGCTCGTGCGCAAGGGCTTCCGGCGGCGCGGCGTCAGCCGCGCGATGGCGCGTGCGGCCGTGGGCTTCGCGCGCGAGCGGGGAGCACGGGCGCTCGAGGCCTATCCGATGACGACGACCTCGGTGCTCGCAGAGGAGCTGCACGTCGGCACCGTCTCCATCTTCGCCGGCGCCGGCTTCGCGGAGGTCTCGCGGCCGTCCAAGCGACGAGCGGTGATGCGCGTCGAGCTCGACGACGCCGCACCGCACCGGCATGCTGGTTAG
- a CDS encoding SDR family NAD(P)-dependent oxidoreductase, producing the protein MSRKRVFVTGSADGLGRLTAETLQAEGHALVVHVRNEARRSAVRELVDRGADVVVGDLADLEETREVAAQVNALGRMDAVVHNAGVYLDDLVLPVNVVAPYVLTALVDRPDRLVYLTSGMHRGGRASVEGMDWSGARRTGSYSDSKLFVTALAMAVARRWPDVHTHAVDPGWVPTRMGGPGAPDDLRLGHLTQEWLATSDDAQARTTGGCWHHQRREAPAPAALDERFQDALLDALARHTGVALD; encoded by the coding sequence ATGAGCCGCAAGCGCGTCTTCGTCACCGGGTCGGCCGATGGCCTGGGCCGCCTGACCGCCGAGACGCTGCAGGCCGAGGGCCACGCCCTGGTCGTCCACGTCCGCAACGAGGCGCGGCGATCGGCGGTGCGCGAGCTCGTCGACCGCGGCGCAGACGTGGTCGTCGGCGACCTCGCCGACCTCGAGGAGACGCGCGAGGTCGCCGCGCAGGTCAACGCGCTCGGCCGGATGGACGCGGTGGTCCACAACGCCGGCGTCTACCTCGACGACCTCGTCCTGCCGGTGAACGTCGTCGCGCCCTACGTGCTGACCGCGCTCGTCGACCGGCCCGACCGCCTCGTCTACCTCACCAGCGGCATGCACCGCGGCGGCCGCGCGTCCGTCGAGGGCATGGACTGGAGCGGCGCCCGCCGGACGGGCTCGTACTCCGACAGCAAGCTCTTCGTCACCGCGCTCGCGATGGCCGTCGCCCGGCGCTGGCCCGACGTCCACACCCACGCCGTCGATCCGGGCTGGGTCCCGACGAGGATGGGCGGGCCCGGCGCGCCCGACGACCTGCGCCTCGGCCACCTCACCCAGGAGTGGCTGGCCACCAGCGACGACGCGCAGGCCCGGACGACCGGTGGGTGCTGGCACCACCAGCGCCGCGAGGCCCCGGCGCCGGCGGCGCTGGACGAGCGCTTCCAGGACGCGCTGCTCGACGCCCTGGCGCGCCACACCGGCGTCGCGCTGGACTGA
- a CDS encoding cupin domain-containing protein — protein sequence MADPAAGADTAVPDEDRIRELAVARPEDPDLVHLAVVGDTYTVLLSGRQTNGRMAMLDMLIPPGGGPPPHRHDFEESFRVLEGAIEVQLRDEPPVRLEVGETANVPANAVHAFRNPDAVTARLLCTVAPAGLEDFFAEFGDRVPTRTSAAPQLSDAERQERLGRAAAAAPRYGMVILPPPG from the coding sequence ATGGCTGACCCAGCAGCAGGCGCCGACACCGCCGTCCCGGACGAGGACCGCATCCGCGAGCTGGCCGTGGCGCGCCCCGAGGACCCCGACCTGGTCCACCTGGCCGTCGTGGGCGACACGTACACCGTCCTGCTCTCCGGACGGCAGACCAACGGCCGGATGGCGATGCTCGACATGCTCATCCCGCCCGGTGGCGGGCCGCCGCCGCACCGCCACGACTTCGAGGAGAGCTTCCGCGTGCTCGAGGGCGCGATCGAGGTCCAGCTGCGTGACGAGCCGCCCGTCCGCCTCGAGGTGGGGGAGACGGCCAACGTCCCGGCCAACGCCGTCCACGCGTTCCGCAACCCGGACGCGGTCACGGCGCGGCTGCTGTGCACGGTCGCGCCGGCGGGGCTCGAGGACTTCTTCGCCGAGTTCGGCGACCGCGTGCCGACGCGCACCTCCGCGGCGCCACAGCTCAGCGACGCCGAGCGCCAGGAGCGGCTGGGACGGGCGGCCGCGGCGGCTCCGCGCTACGGCATGGTGATCCTCCCGCCGCCGGGCTGA